The Theileria equi strain WA chromosome 2 map unlocalized gcontig_1105316255037, whole genome shotgun sequence genomic sequence GAGTATCAGGAATGGCTAAAGGGAGAAATGTACCTTGCATGCAAATCGGAGGCTAAGGAAGAAGTTATAGAAAAGATTAGGCAAATCAGGAATGCAATCGAAAATGCACGTTCAAGGGTTACTTGATCCATTTATAACATACAATTTAAAAAGTAATTATGGTAACCTCATGaattttataaagtttTCTAGTTCTGTTTGCCATTCTTCTCTGTCAGCTGTAGTTTTAAACATGAACAAAAAGGCCTCTGAGCGGCAGAGAATTTCCAAATGCTTCAAGTTGTCTGCCTTTGTTTTGACGGTTAGTATCTGCAGCATCttttatatggatggaatgCACTTACCTTTCCTACGCTGATTTCCCCTATTGGTCCCTTTTCTTTATCTACCTCCTTtccttttattttgtaCCATTCTATGGTTTTCCCGTCCTTGCTGCATGTTATACACACACGTTCATGGAATATTCCGCTTTTGAGTTTAACTGTTTTCGTTAGAGACTTGTGGAACTCAGATATTCTCTTCATACGAATGTCATTTGCAGTTTCCTAAATGTAAGATGTGAGAATTGTATACTTAATGTAGGTATTATAGTGCTTTAGACTCAATGCAATCTTATAAACGCCAATTTCCTAGAAACCTTAAGAAGATCATTCCAAATTATCAACCGTAAGTACTCCATTGGATCAATCAATCAGTAcccaagctagtatctagggtatctccatagacagccattaaatctgtctaacccaaggatctcctttatagcgattatagagtttccatcctccaaaaaatgttgcgccagctccggcaagagtaccagaggtagaTCCAAACgctgtccatagtacagaACCAGCAGCAGCTTCAAGAAGTCCACCAGTAAGAGGTTCCTTTTCACCTTCAGAAGCAGAAGTTTCATTACCAGAAGGAGTAGCAGTAGAAGCAGCTTCAGAAAGAACACCTTGAGGATTATTAGCAGCTATGTCAGATGAGTTACCAGCATCTTGAAGAGTACCTTCAGGAGATTGACCAACGTTTTGTGTTCCAGGAACTTCAGAGCCTTTATCGACAGTTTGAGATCGTGTTTGAGATGCAGTATGTTCACCAGAAGTACCTTTAGTAGTTTCTTCAGTTTCAGTAGTAGTAGGAGCAGGTTCACCTCGCTTATCAACATATCCTCCACTACTCTCTATAGAACCGCTACCAGGAACGGGGGGTGGACCAGCAATAGCACCTTCAAGAGTACCTTGTTCCACTAGAGATGAGGATTCATCAGAACCTTCAGTACGTAATCGCTCTGATGATTGTTCTGGTAATCCACCTTCTACAGGAGGAGATAGAAGAGCAACTTTTCCTTTAGCATTACAAATGGTAACTAGAGCATTAGTAGCAGTAATTCCACAATTATTAGTAGCTAGGGGAGATGGAGCACCATTTTGTCTTTGTCCAGGATTTTCAGAGAGGGGTTCATCTTTAGATTCTCGAGGTCCTGAAACATGGGATGGTTCAGCTCCACTAACAGATTTATCACCAACAAGATGTTCAACCGTAGATCCTTGAAGTCCAGAAGGAGGCGGTGGCTGAGGAGGTTGCTGTTGAGGACAAAGACGTGTTTTCAAGCCTTGACATTCAGTAAACTCTATTAGTGCATTAATAagtttgttatatttttcacaaTCCATAGTATTATTCAAGTCCACTGGTTTTATGTTATTGAGGTCAGTAGCTTCTTTCCACTGTTCAGTATCTGTagtactactactactactactaccaTTAGCAGGTTTTTTAAACCACCCAGTAATACCTTTGTCTCCGCATTTGACGTAAATTAACACTGGATCCTGTCCGCAGTTTAATGCATAGATACTTTCTGCGCAAGAAATAGGAAATTGGTGCTCACTTAGttttatacgtcttctatTCTTGGGATCATTATTATCCTGGGCTTTTTTAGGATAGTATTTAATGGCAGCCAATTTGGTCCCACCAGTCTTAACGGATTGTTTGAAGCATTTAATGGAAGTTCGATGCTGtttacaggaaactgtCACAAGAGTAACGGTGATCTTTCGCTGATCGCCATTAGTAATAGGACCATGGCAACGGCAACAATAAGGTTCCGCCCTGTTAGCTATAGCAGAGGATGTATCTCCAGTAAGGTCAATAGTGACCGCATTATAGTTAGAACAGACTAGGTCATCAAGTGTCCTTTCGAGGTCACCATAGATGAATGGAGGTTGAGTACGTCCATTAAGTTCAATCCACTCATTACTACCAGTATCACTCTTTCTATTGGCATAGTACTTGGTTTCATTTGGATTATTCCTTACTACTTTCACTAGCAGGGTTGTCTTAGGTCCACCATTCTCAtgcttccagtaataggcgGAAACCGAGGTAACATTAGAGATGTTCTTAGGAATTCCTTGAATATGCTCTCCATCATCCTGAACTTCTTTTAGTGTGAATGGTGATCCAGCAGAATCCTCATGTTTGTACTCGTAGAAGTTCGCAGCAGATCCTTGGTCAAGAGGATAGAAAGATCTTTTGACGGTAATGGTAACATTACTACCTCCGGCAGAAGTGCTTGCTTGATATGTAGTATTATTATTATTTGGCTTGTTTTTGAGCTCAATTGTTACTTCTTCCACCATTATTACTAGAATGTATAGACCATGATGCTCAGAGAAAGTCCTTAGACATGGATATTATAGTCACCTCTCATCCAATGATAGTCTGTTTCATCCGGGATAGGCCCGTATTTCAACAGTATTGccatcctttaaaactctgagatccatgagtctcctatctactcctcataCATAGacatacattcatcctccctcacaactagctaaccgtcagagagagtatccacagaacaagatgaatgagtatcAAAACGGTCATCCGAATTACTTCCATGGATATTCCAGGCTCTTATACTATGTCTAGTCTCCTTCATAGTATCTTCCACAGTAGTAATCCACTAATTTCTCAACTGTGTGCATAAGGAATGGTAAAAATCCACAAGAGTTCATGCATATCCACAATGGCACATCACCATAAAGCAAATACGCACTTGCATTGCTTTTATTAAACTCACCATGATTTCATCTGCATCTGACGATTCGCATGTATCTTCACTTCCTCTCGAGAATGCTCTGGTAAACTTGGCAGAGTAAGTGGGTCTCCTTCTGGATCCTCTTTCAGCTTTCTTGTCCATAACTTCGGATCCGCAGGAATCCTTTTCGGGTATGCTCGCCTATATGGAGTTATAAATGGGTACTTGGACTATGAATgcatacacattttagCATAACACCGTGGTACTAGTAGAAATTGACAAAAGACTGGAGAATAAGAGAAAAGAGCATACCTTGTCCGAGAGTAAATCTTCTTTGAATCCAAAAACGGTATAGTCCAGCTGCCATTTAGACAATTCACGATAGCTCGACTCGGTagtctacacatttttgttcATAGAGAGATACAAAGACTTACGTTAAAGATGGAAGGACTGAGGAGCGGTCCTCCTCTGACCCTCACCGCCGTGGCAGTAAAGGAATTCCACATGGTAATTTACGGTAGAATTTAAACCTCTGCTAAACTTTTTGTAATGGCTGCGAGATTCGCCATTCGTTTGCATAGCCACGTACAACGACAGCGCAAGAATGCAGATGCGTGCATACACACTTCAGAACTTTTAGACACGAGCTGTTCACATTTTGTTAACTAGCCGTCGCTACTACATTTTGTTTAACAAGaaattgcgattttttaaatttctAGGCTCCTACTTGATCTACGAGTAGCTTTACGCCTCTCTCGAATCTCCTTTGACCTCCAAATTCCTTTATCTAACTCGCACGCAGATTTATGGTATAGACCCTCGTTAGGTGTATGTGTAAATGTCGTGAGAGCGACTATTGTACCGTCCTTTGGTCATATTCAAAGCCGTCCACCGCTTCCACTTACTCCAGCCAGCTAGGGGCACTCTGTCATGATTAACAACAGAGTAGTTATATATACTTGGTGACTGGGCGAAAAAATTTCCTTCTTGGTACACTACGCCTTGCAAGCGGCAAGTATGTGCCATCCTACAGAGGTGTACCCCGTATAGCCACAGAGATCCAGGATAACACAAGATGATGGCTATACTCCTTAGATAATACCACCTAAGGAGCACATAGCAGTGATCTGGAGGCACAGAAATGCCATTGGAGGCATCCCACATCCGCCCATCGACCGTACGGTTCTACACACTACAAGTTTGTGATTTTCTGGTACGTTAAATCTGATTTTCCAGATTATGTTCCGTTCACTTTGCCGAGTACAAATTTTGGGGATTTGACGTCAAGTTTGCGACTCTAACCTCGCGCTATTAGAATTAGACTTCGGTTACCTCTATTTATCGGCAAAATTTACGGTTTAGTTGGCACACTTTGCAACTCTGGTACAAGAGCCAAAATTTTGGCTGCTATACATCATTTCCCAGAGACCTCTGTAATATACGATAAATGGCTGCTTGGTTCAACAACGTTATAGCCGGGTTGGCCCCTGGCGCTGGCCAAGCAAATAGAGGATGCGGTAAGTTTTGGTGTTCATACACTTTCCTACTTGTTCACTCGTTCATGCAACTATAGGTAACAAGAATTCGGGAGGATGTCACATTTATGCGATTGTAGTTATGCGCCACTTTGCTGATAAGGAGGCTTGCAGATTATCTGCGGAATACGACTTTTCCCCGCTCCCTGGATACCTTGCTAATATATCCAGAGAGGTCACAGATCTTGTATCAAGGTATTTCTTCATCGCTTGACCATCTCATACTTTATAGAACTTGCGCTCAAGAGGCTACACCTGACCAATCAAAGGGTGTAGATATGGAAAATAACATGGGTACCTTTTACGTAAAGGCAACTAATCATAAACCTCCACACCAATTGGTTTTCATTGTTGGTGTAAACAAAGCCTGTACAAAGTACCAGGCCTTGCAATTTTTGCATGAAGCTATTCAGTTGTACAAGGTATTTCTTTACTCTTGCCTAAATGCAATACCTTTTAGCCTGAGGGACAGGTGTTTAGAGATAATGTTGGAGAGGCATTAAAGCACCCCGGGCTCAGGGAgttgatgatgaaataCAAGGGGAAACGGGATGTTTTGCTTGATGCACAGCACAAGCTTGACGAGGTAATTgaaatgcatgcaaaacACATCTTTTAGACACGAATGATCGTAATGGATACTCTGGACGGTCTCATGAACCGTCAGGAGAACCTGGATGAACTCATCGCAAAGAGTCAGGATATGACACAGAGCACTGCTAGACTCATGAGGTGTGTTTCTCTGTTCATCATTGCCTCGAGCTCGTGTAGTTGTTTCTATACATGCACTTGATGCAATAATGAGCATATCAATGTCTATATTCGTATTGTGTCACCATTACAACTTGTACTGTAGGGATGCCAAACGTAGGAATAGCTGTTGCAATATGATGTAGTAACGCACTTGTAATTTATACACTGTAACACTTGcttttatataaaatggAGAATAGTAGCCCTAGTGCCTATATAAATGGAATAACCAGGAAGCCGGTGATTGTCAAGCTCAACAACGGCTCAGATTTCAGAGGTATGGCTTGTACTCGTTTATTTTAGACCTTTCTTTTGCATTTATCTGCTATTTTAACGTAAAGTTCGTATATACTATCCTAGTTTTGTGCAATGTCAAATTTATTGCGTGATCTTCGTCTCACGTCGCAAATGTACGATACAAGTTTCTAATTATCATGTTTTTGGTTCAATAAATGACAGAATGGTTGCTTTGCAGGAGCTACTTTTATAGTATTGTCCATTAATCAGCTCTTGTACATGTATATTTCCCATGGAGCTTGAATTTTTCAAGAATGGACTTAATGACTTTTGTAGGCATTTTGGCAAGTCTAGACGAACGTATGAACATCGCCATGGAAAATACCAAAGAGTATCTCGACGGTGAGCTCGTAAAGACATACGGTGATGCATTCATCAGAGGAAATAACGGTACGTTTTACTCGTTACTAAACATGAACACGCAGTTTACTATATAAGTCACGACCATCAAGCGTAattattgtacatttttcTACTCACGAATTATTTTCGAAAGATTATAGGATCCAATGCTTTCATTGGGATTTATGCATGAATAAATTAGTATCACGGTTCATGAACAGTCATCATTGTGACAAGCCTTGTACACGAGAAGGAAATTTTAGGGTTTTCCAACGAGCATGTTTGCGATGAATTTGGCGACGGAGATGACCTTGATCTTTGGACACTCCAAAACTTCCTTTCTGTGTAGAATTGAGTCTGTAACTACAACGCTTGTAAACTTGGAGTCTTTTATTCTGTCCAAAGCTGGTCCGCTGAATAGGCCATGGGTGACGAATGCAAACACCTTTTCAGCTCCAGCTTTTACTAACATTTCAGCTGCTTTGACCAGGGTTCCAGCAGTGTCAACCATATCGTCTACCAGAATAACATTTTTGCCCTTGACATCACCAGTGAGGTCCATTTTGTCTACCTCGTTTGCGCGTGTTCTTACTTTGGTCATGCAAATTGTTTCGACGAATGAACCTGTGAGTTTGTGTTAATGTACAAGGAGGATTTGTGGAAATCACATGGATGAAAGATGAGGATAACGTACCTTCACCTAGCTTTTCGCCAAAGAGTTCAGAGAACGCAGTTGCTCTTTTGAGGGCACCTGCATCCGGTGAAACGACTGAAAAGCTGTCAAGTCCTAGAGATAGGAAATGTTCAATGGCAACCGAGTGGACCAAGAAGCTCTCGAATTGTACTCTTGGGCTAAAGAAACCGCAGCAAACGACGCTATGGAAATCGAGAGTGAAGGCACGGTCCGCGCCCATGGTTTCTATCATCTTGCAGACATCAGCCTGAACAAATGTGAAGTGCAAAGGTCAAACTTACAGATGAAATGGGAGCCCCTGGAGTATGCTTATCAGTTTGCCTGGCGTATCCAAAGTATGGAACAACAGCAGTAACTTGACTGGCTCCGGCTCTCTTTGCGGTTGAGATCATGAGCAAAAGTTCCATTAAATGGTCATTTACCGGTGGGCATGTGGACTGTATAATAACCACATGTTTGTTGTTCAAGAATCCACCCAAATCCATACATATTTCACCATCTGCGAACCTCTTTACGTAGCCATTGCTGAGTGGTATTCCTGTGAGTTCGGAAACCTTTTTTGCCAGCTCCACACTGGCATTTCCGTGGCAAATTACGCTTGATTCCGTACAGAGTGATAGAAACATACGAAATTCCTTCATGGTTTTCAACAAGTGTATGGAAGTACAGGGAATTGCATACACCGCAGGGGGTGGGGAACGCAATAAGACCCTGAAAAGCGTCCATTCGCTCGACACATTGGAAGATTCTTTTGATATCTCTACATGTAAATGTAGTGTAATTGAAAATTATGATCCTGCAACGTGACAAGGCCTCGTATTCTAGAGATAGGTATTTTGTAGATAAAGTCTATAGTGAGGGTCAAAGAACGCCCTTGATGCGATTTGTGCCACTTGTAAGAGTAGATGCCTAGGTGTGTTGCTAAAGTCTTTGCTTACCCAGAATGCATTTGTCACAAAGGCCTCGGATTCTTCCAGGAGCGACATTTTATATCCTTTCCGATTAATTGTACTCTTTGTATCTATGCTCCAGTACGT encodes the following:
- a CDS encoding conserved hypothetical protein (encoded by transcript BEWA_042040A): MWNSFTATAVRVRGGPLLSPSIFNTTESSYRELSKWQLDYTVFGFKEDLLSDKASIPEKDSCGSEVMDKKAERGSRRRPTYSAKFTRAFSRGSEDTCESSDADEIMETANDIRMKRISEFHKSLTKTVKLKSGIFHERVCITCSKDGKTIEWYKIKGKEVDKEKGPIGEISVGKILTVKTKADNLKHLEILCRSEAFLFMFKTTADREEWQTELENFIKFMRLP
- a CDS encoding conserved hypothetical protein (encoded by transcript BEWA_042050A) yields the protein MAAWFNNVIAGLAPGAGQANRGCGNKNSGGCHIYAIVVMRHFADKEACRLSAEYDFSPLPGYLANISREVTDLVSRTCAQEATPDQSKGVDMENNMGTFYVKATNHKPPHQLVFIVGVNKACTKYQALQFLHEAIQLYKPEGQVFRDNVGEALKHPGLRELMMKYKGKRDVLLDAQHKLDETRMIVMDTLDGLMNRQENLDELIAKSQDMTQSTARLMRDAKRRNSCCNMM
- a CDS encoding small nuclear ribonucleoprotein f, putative (encoded by transcript BEWA_042060A); the protein is MENSSPSAYINGITRKPVIVKLNNGSDFRGILASLDERMNIAMENTKEYLDGELVKTYGDAFIRGNNGTFYSLLNMNTQFTI
- a CDS encoding ribose-phosphate pyrophosphokinase 1, putative (encoded by transcript BEWA_042070A), which translates into the protein MKEFRMFLSLCTESSVICHGNASVELAKKVSELTGIPLSNGYVKRFADGEICMDLGGFLNNKHVVIIQSTCPPVNDHLMELLLMISTAKRAGASQVTAVVPYFGYARQTDKHTPGAPISSADVCKMIETMGADRAFTLDFHSVVCCGFFSPRVQFESFLVHSVAIEHFLSLGLDSFSVVSPDAGALKRATAFSELFGEKLGEGSFVETICMTKVRTRANEVDKMDLTGDVKGKNVILVDDMVDTAGTLVKAAEMLVKAGAEKVFAFVTHGLFSGPALDRIKDSKFTSVVVTDSILHRKEVLECPKIKVISVAKFIANMLVGKP